The following proteins are co-located in the Hyalangium minutum genome:
- a CDS encoding AAA-like domain-containing protein, with protein sequence MPRWFNTAGPCRPEHHYMLPATRRLPEVRRLIEQEGYFVVHAPRQVGKTTALLSLAQELTSEGRYAAVLVSMEVGAAFPGDIGAAEAAILDDWRETAAQLPPELRLPPFSEAPPGRRVGAALAAWSRASPRPLVVFLDEIDSLRDEVLVSVLRQLRSGHSNRPQNFPASLALIGLRDVRDYKVTSDDRESLGTASPFNIKVRSLTLRDFTAEEVSELYQQHTSETGQRFEADALTRAFELTQGQPWLVNALAKVAVEELVTDTTQPIRRADIERAKVLLIERQETHLDSLAERLREPRIRAILEPMLAGTIPGALPPDDVRFAVDLGLIRMNEAGAFEVANPIYREVVVRELSFPSRAALPPLQPTWLRPDGRLDPKGLCDAFIAFWRQHGEPLLATAPYHEVAPHLVLMAFLHRVVNGGGSIEREYAIGRGRMDLCVRYKQDTLALEIKVWRDKEADPLAEGLSQLDRYLAGLNLDSGWLVIFDRRSGVGALAERTRSEQATTPSGRAVTIIRA encoded by the coding sequence ATGCCCCGCTGGTTCAACACCGCTGGCCCGTGCCGCCCGGAACACCACTACATGCTCCCGGCAACGAGGCGCCTGCCCGAGGTGCGCCGCCTCATCGAGCAGGAGGGCTACTTCGTCGTCCACGCTCCTCGGCAGGTGGGGAAGACCACCGCCTTGCTCTCGTTGGCGCAGGAGCTCACCTCCGAGGGCCGGTATGCCGCCGTGCTCGTCTCCATGGAAGTGGGCGCGGCCTTTCCAGGGGACATTGGAGCAGCCGAAGCGGCCATTCTCGATGATTGGAGAGAGACGGCGGCGCAACTCCCGCCCGAGCTGCGCCTGCCCCCCTTCTCCGAGGCACCTCCTGGACGTCGTGTCGGCGCGGCTCTCGCCGCTTGGTCGCGTGCGTCTCCACGGCCCCTGGTCGTCTTCTTGGATGAGATCGACTCGCTCCGCGATGAAGTGCTCGTCTCCGTGCTGCGTCAGCTCCGCAGTGGGCACAGCAACCGGCCCCAGAACTTCCCTGCATCCCTCGCGCTGATCGGGCTGAGGGATGTGCGCGACTACAAGGTGACCTCCGACGACCGGGAGTCCCTCGGCACAGCCAGTCCCTTCAACATCAAGGTGCGCTCGCTCACCCTGCGCGACTTCACCGCGGAGGAAGTGTCGGAGCTGTACCAGCAACACACCTCGGAGACCGGCCAGCGTTTCGAAGCGGACGCGCTCACACGGGCCTTCGAACTCACCCAGGGCCAGCCCTGGCTCGTCAATGCGCTGGCCAAAGTGGCCGTCGAGGAGCTCGTCACCGATACCACCCAGCCCATCCGCCGTGCGGACATCGAGCGCGCCAAGGTGCTGCTGATCGAGCGCCAGGAAACGCATCTGGACAGCCTGGCCGAGCGCCTGCGCGAGCCGCGCATCCGCGCCATCCTGGAGCCCATGCTCGCAGGCACGATCCCCGGAGCCCTGCCTCCAGACGATGTGCGCTTCGCGGTGGACTTGGGACTCATCCGCATGAACGAAGCGGGCGCCTTCGAGGTCGCCAATCCCATCTACCGCGAGGTGGTGGTGCGCGAGCTGTCGTTCCCCTCGCGAGCGGCCTTACCTCCCCTGCAGCCCACATGGCTGCGGCCGGACGGGCGGCTGGATCCGAAGGGCCTGTGCGATGCGTTCATCGCCTTCTGGCGCCAACACGGCGAGCCGCTGCTGGCTACGGCGCCCTACCATGAGGTGGCACCGCACTTGGTGCTCATGGCCTTCCTCCACCGCGTCGTGAACGGCGGCGGATCCATCGAACGCGAGTATGCGATTGGACGCGGGCGCATGGACCTGTGCGTGCGCTACAAGCAGGACACCCTGGCCCTGGAGATCAAGGTCTGGCGAGACAAGGAAGCGGATCCTCTCGCCGAGGGCCTCTCACAGCTCGACAGGTACCTCGCAGGCTTGAACCTGGACTCGGGCTGGTTGGTGATCTTCGACCGGCGCAGCGGGGTCGGGGCTCTGGCCGAACGTACGAGGTCGGAACAGGCCACGACTCCGTCAGGGCGCGCGGTCACCATCATCCGGGCCTAA
- a CDS encoding class I SAM-dependent methyltransferase produces the protein MHAYCTLIAQAMCHSENPRMTQLDTAALQHDSMLFNSILRALLDKELGFAFEKTEIRPTLRNRPLVVSELSTGEQILLTWAISLHRQREALSKAIVLIDEPESHLHHDACIRALTKLRDEVLGPEGQIWLATHSVPLLAWGGLDSVNFVRDGNIEFAGNKVTSVVESLLGGKDGRDRLKTFIADAEEIAFMEFAAQCVLPAGVADPKTGDKQETQFIEVIRQRIMSQQLIRILDFSAGKGRFGSALREHLATYADASVKPRIEYHAYNVPDIRDSTVEEACKERIAALEQPGSVDDYYWGNLPQLQARHGPTFDLVILCNVLHEIKPEEWLAVFRDIHEVLAPDGVLLVMEDLILPVGELPNERGYLLLDDFGLGRLFGDPKGIKLLQKRDDRLLAVEIPKSLVSRVTPETRASALRHIRDHARVEVNRIRSKATAAPSHRLGREHAHYSMLFTNASLALEAFNMTSRVAD, from the coding sequence ATGCACGCCTACTGCACCCTGATCGCGCAGGCGATGTGCCACTCCGAGAACCCCCGGATGACACAACTCGACACTGCCGCCCTCCAGCACGACTCCATGTTGTTCAACAGCATCCTTCGGGCACTTCTGGACAAGGAACTCGGCTTCGCCTTTGAGAAAACCGAGATCCGGCCAACTTTACGAAACCGGCCGCTCGTAGTGAGCGAACTCTCAACGGGAGAGCAAATCCTACTCACGTGGGCAATCAGCCTTCATCGGCAGCGAGAAGCCCTCTCCAAAGCAATCGTCCTGATCGATGAGCCCGAAAGTCATCTCCATCACGACGCATGCATCCGAGCCCTCACCAAGTTGCGAGATGAAGTATTGGGTCCTGAGGGCCAGATATGGCTGGCGACCCACTCTGTGCCTCTACTGGCCTGGGGCGGACTGGATTCGGTCAACTTCGTCAGGGACGGCAATATCGAGTTCGCAGGGAATAAGGTCACCTCGGTTGTCGAATCGCTGCTGGGCGGTAAGGACGGCCGAGACCGGCTCAAGACCTTCATCGCTGACGCCGAGGAGATCGCCTTCATGGAGTTCGCCGCACAATGCGTGCTGCCTGCAGGCGTGGCGGATCCGAAGACGGGTGACAAGCAGGAGACGCAGTTCATTGAGGTGATCCGCCAGCGGATCATGTCCCAGCAACTCATCCGGATCCTAGATTTCTCCGCTGGCAAGGGCCGCTTCGGGAGTGCTCTTCGCGAACACCTAGCCACCTACGCAGACGCGTCCGTCAAGCCACGGATCGAATACCACGCCTACAACGTCCCTGACATCAGGGACTCCACTGTAGAGGAAGCTTGCAAGGAGAGAATCGCGGCGTTGGAGCAGCCAGGATCCGTCGACGACTACTACTGGGGGAACCTGCCGCAGTTGCAAGCCAGGCACGGACCAACCTTCGACTTGGTCATCCTCTGCAACGTCCTTCACGAGATCAAACCGGAAGAGTGGCTGGCTGTCTTCCGGGACATCCATGAAGTGTTGGCGCCTGATGGTGTCCTCTTGGTGATGGAGGATCTGATCCTGCCTGTGGGCGAACTCCCGAATGAACGCGGCTACCTGCTCCTAGATGATTTCGGTCTCGGTCGGCTCTTCGGGGATCCTAAGGGGATCAAGCTCCTTCAAAAGCGGGACGATCGCCTGCTGGCTGTGGAGATCCCCAAGTCTCTGGTGTCGCGTGTCACCCCTGAGACCCGCGCGAGTGCGCTGCGCCACATACGGGACCACGCGAGGGTGGAGGTAAACCGAATCCGGAGCAAGGCGACGGCTGCGCCCTCGCATCGCCTGGGTCGCGAGCATGCGCACTACTCGATGCTCTTCACCAACGCGAGCCTTGCGCTGGAGGCCTTTAACATGACCTCTCGCGTCGCCGATTGA
- a CDS encoding HEAT repeat domain-containing protein — translation MANLAIGNIEKVRALAANGRVLLAGGARAASASKLTAYDFNANKVLWSVDLPSAASALAIAGERWIAAGSDGTVRIGALGDGKVERELAHAHPGGCTAVALSPDSQRLYTVGVDGYLRGWALDSGKKLHEWQASPQPLRAVAVDPSHTFAACAGDDAVVRSFTLATGARRDMAGHEGPVRALAFTPRDGRLASTGDDGRIRIWYLVGAVEFEVRGEKDSGHAGPVLALFFTPTPTAEPGQEPGDRFWTAGADGKVKVWRLDERRKPRTLDCGSKPLHALAFSPPPNSRQAKTMLGHVFTGGDERRVYRFTVEPDGKPSDEQLDYAHGFDAFTESLSGGRPKREAAVREAVALEEPEALDFVLKVLSTDREAEVRKLAASELASKGRTAARPKLRERLDDDHAAVRAAALEALAALEETPLAAPRAALDSRFADIRIAGLRRLAKLAGTSPLVPGLIAGKLTDSDTNVGLAALDALTEASPAGSTEPLKTAFERGPAHIKAEVLIRAASAGQLGAAQLQPLVARALDDSDSDVRRVAFTVRVLEHRPLAQVLEKKDEDFRLALRDVARRTVLSAKRLAPEGQAGKFSTEGEVTAALDKLLEKLIGKGQPGEALSEADQEPLLAAMACRTPDTAVRGARGLAQLGDARALGALLQLSREPDASIRRQAATSLQALQDAQARERLVWMLDDADADVRVSALEAVTALDAETPLSSAEAALRSGFEDVRVRGLDRLVKLGAQGKRPEGAEPLLGNALEDESSKVRGEAFRTLWAWNEKEPQKALDRALSGRFPDLRLRAVEELATRSKEDWAIERLKKTVQDRDANVATAAYEAWVKLAGKEKPEPHLATLETAHASLRTLGAKNAVHAPAEAMRSPLLKLIQDEEPSVHLQALESLDKLVPHENGPLLAGLLSATLPLKVRAAELLAARGAEDIIEPMRVLITDKELERRYPPAFLNPLRARAASALATLGSRRLLSFYATTLLKHELGEVREQGGRGLATASRRGDEGFLLDALGHADVAVRSWAADGLSRLGDARALPVLTGTLRHDHLPIRLGAILSFAALGAEGEGGMLHGLEDRAREVQEMVFAIILARDLRASRRGEPPDLLTSALSSARPEVRYAAARALELRADPEAYQAHLVEGLLPPKPEKAGDMKEWPAEEDRARRMVGLAEALASDVPEQRYAAAQVLNLRHKPLDYFREAQKVARPRSLEQPWKPETSPKPRPEAEKPAKSWLRRLFSSGKEATPSSEALVSAERQHLRRLAFGAYVGLLRQVSAGDDEGHRVRRDAVDRVVKLTQEGFAGQPAAVAALLRALEDPHQLVRKAALAGLKELYPAGSDEPLSLALASLSQDVARAALDELASRGDAARPRITAALNSPLPDVRKYAFELLEKLSPAGSLEPLLAALSSEHADLRIGVIERLSGANDSRVTEALGRAMASEHEDLRMRASELLAWRKDDRAVEVLTAFLRSENAAYAKRAMEALARLATPAAVSALAGRLRTSTSLDERNNLVNALGRTLRPEAVEVLSRQVLEDEAPSVRLACITAAMAVADRNVKPLPDGTPDMKLRDAELAVRFLRSAARSNDVAVRLAVPLELEHGADAGQDALLLSLFTDRDVTVRREAVARYSQRVVNQGAKVAPIEEVLRAGARELMLPAAEAAAFKRLPSALRPLLLYVRAGEEGERERALLALGSLGDVRALAELEAVAAGGTLEAPAEPSMVVAAIEALGRLASKLPEGEERRRIEEKVESEAVESDSFEQQQAGVRGLRYIGGERARVKMEALLTDDSTTDTVRVTAATELGKLGDLAAESALASVLDSHDYALRRESRKALDILFPKDRVRVEFLAVASRFSDISEPAATYLAEEADPALLVPKLATLKDETLRRRIRRGLARRGALPITELAALLAHELPQAREEAALVIGTWTGEPRAPLPASDLATLSGALAKAERRTSSEWTSAPGPKRPPLARAWERLLWASARFGVVEVTTGARAILQGGATGAPAEVRQEAARALSTLGTAEAGAKPVLSAPKELTAATEALRAALADPDARVREAAAASLARLAPDRAAWALEVKPFDPVAVGPMGVGLKDSKSLTSSEGRRVALPTVIAAHQLDPLRPLATGGSAEVKPEAWAALGRLGGDEAAELLRGQAFDKGQSVELRKAAYRAHKRARRAAERARKGGNPS, via the coding sequence ATGGCCAACCTCGCGATCGGCAACATCGAGAAAGTACGCGCCCTTGCGGCCAACGGCCGCGTACTCCTGGCCGGAGGCGCTCGCGCTGCCTCCGCCAGCAAGCTCACTGCCTACGACTTCAACGCCAACAAGGTCCTCTGGTCCGTGGACCTCCCCTCCGCTGCCTCCGCCCTCGCCATTGCCGGTGAGCGCTGGATCGCTGCAGGCTCGGACGGCACCGTGCGCATCGGCGCCCTAGGTGACGGCAAGGTGGAGCGCGAGCTGGCCCACGCGCACCCCGGTGGCTGCACCGCTGTCGCCCTCAGCCCGGACTCACAGCGCCTCTATACGGTGGGCGTCGATGGGTACCTCCGAGGCTGGGCCCTCGACTCGGGCAAGAAGCTCCACGAGTGGCAGGCCTCGCCTCAGCCCCTCCGCGCCGTCGCCGTCGACCCGAGCCACACCTTCGCCGCCTGCGCCGGCGATGACGCCGTGGTCCGCTCCTTCACCCTCGCCACCGGCGCCCGCCGCGACATGGCCGGCCATGAGGGCCCCGTCCGCGCCCTCGCCTTCACCCCTCGCGATGGGCGCCTCGCCTCCACGGGCGATGATGGCCGCATCCGCATCTGGTACCTCGTCGGCGCCGTCGAGTTCGAGGTGCGCGGTGAGAAGGACTCCGGTCACGCCGGGCCCGTGCTCGCTCTCTTCTTCACCCCCACGCCCACCGCTGAGCCCGGCCAGGAGCCCGGCGACCGGTTCTGGACCGCGGGTGCCGATGGCAAGGTGAAGGTCTGGCGCCTCGATGAGCGCCGCAAGCCTCGTACCCTCGACTGCGGCAGCAAGCCGCTCCACGCGCTCGCCTTCTCGCCGCCGCCCAACTCGCGGCAGGCCAAGACGATGCTCGGCCACGTCTTCACCGGTGGCGACGAGCGCCGCGTGTACCGATTCACCGTGGAGCCGGACGGCAAGCCCTCCGACGAGCAGCTCGACTACGCCCACGGCTTCGACGCCTTCACCGAGTCCCTCAGCGGCGGCCGCCCCAAGCGCGAGGCCGCCGTCCGCGAGGCCGTCGCCCTCGAAGAGCCCGAGGCGCTCGACTTCGTCCTCAAGGTCCTCTCTACCGACCGCGAGGCCGAGGTCCGCAAGCTCGCCGCCTCCGAGCTCGCCTCCAAGGGCCGCACCGCCGCCCGCCCCAAGCTGCGCGAGCGCCTGGATGACGACCACGCCGCCGTCCGCGCCGCAGCCCTCGAAGCCCTGGCCGCGCTGGAGGAGACTCCGCTCGCCGCCCCGCGCGCCGCGCTCGACTCGCGCTTCGCGGACATCCGCATCGCGGGCCTCCGGCGCCTGGCGAAGCTCGCGGGCACGTCCCCGCTGGTGCCCGGCCTCATCGCCGGCAAGCTCACGGACTCCGATACCAACGTGGGCCTGGCCGCGCTCGATGCCCTCACCGAGGCGTCCCCCGCTGGCAGCACCGAGCCGCTGAAGACCGCCTTCGAGCGGGGCCCTGCGCACATCAAGGCGGAGGTGCTCATCCGCGCCGCCAGCGCGGGGCAGCTCGGTGCCGCACAGCTCCAGCCGCTGGTCGCCCGGGCCCTGGATGACTCGGACTCCGACGTGCGCCGCGTGGCCTTCACCGTGCGCGTGCTGGAGCACCGGCCGCTGGCCCAGGTGCTGGAGAAGAAGGACGAGGACTTCCGCCTCGCCCTGCGCGATGTGGCCCGCCGCACGGTGCTCTCGGCCAAGCGCTTGGCCCCCGAGGGACAGGCCGGGAAGTTCTCCACCGAGGGCGAAGTCACCGCTGCCCTCGACAAGCTCCTGGAGAAGCTCATCGGCAAGGGCCAGCCGGGCGAAGCGCTCTCCGAGGCTGATCAGGAGCCGCTGCTCGCCGCCATGGCCTGCCGCACCCCCGACACCGCCGTCCGAGGCGCCCGTGGGTTGGCGCAGCTCGGAGATGCCCGCGCCCTGGGCGCCCTGCTCCAGCTGTCTCGCGAGCCGGACGCCTCCATCCGCCGTCAGGCGGCCACCTCGCTCCAGGCCCTGCAGGACGCTCAGGCCCGTGAGCGGCTCGTGTGGATGCTGGATGACGCGGACGCGGACGTTCGTGTCTCGGCGCTCGAGGCCGTCACCGCGCTCGATGCGGAGACGCCGCTCTCCAGCGCCGAGGCCGCGCTGCGCTCCGGCTTCGAGGACGTGCGCGTCCGGGGACTCGACCGGCTCGTGAAGCTGGGCGCGCAGGGCAAGCGCCCGGAAGGCGCGGAGCCGCTGCTCGGCAATGCGCTCGAGGACGAGTCCTCCAAGGTCCGCGGCGAGGCCTTCCGCACCCTCTGGGCCTGGAACGAGAAGGAGCCGCAGAAGGCCCTGGACCGGGCCCTGTCCGGCCGCTTCCCGGACCTGCGCCTGCGCGCCGTGGAAGAGCTGGCCACGCGCTCCAAGGAAGACTGGGCGATCGAGCGGCTGAAGAAGACCGTGCAGGACCGCGACGCCAACGTGGCCACCGCCGCGTACGAGGCGTGGGTGAAGCTCGCTGGCAAGGAGAAGCCCGAGCCCCACCTCGCCACGCTGGAGACGGCCCACGCCTCGCTGCGCACGCTCGGGGCGAAGAACGCCGTCCACGCTCCGGCCGAGGCGATGCGCTCGCCGCTGCTCAAGCTCATCCAGGACGAGGAGCCCTCCGTCCACCTCCAGGCACTGGAGTCACTCGACAAGCTCGTGCCCCACGAGAACGGGCCGCTGCTCGCGGGCCTGCTCTCCGCCACCCTGCCCCTGAAGGTGCGCGCCGCGGAGCTGCTCGCCGCGCGCGGTGCCGAGGACATCATCGAGCCGATGCGCGTCCTCATCACCGACAAGGAGCTCGAGCGTCGCTACCCGCCCGCGTTCCTTAACCCGCTGCGCGCCCGCGCCGCGAGCGCCCTGGCCACGCTGGGCTCGCGCCGGCTGCTCTCCTTCTATGCCACCACGCTCCTCAAGCACGAGCTGGGCGAGGTGCGCGAGCAGGGCGGCCGAGGCCTCGCCACCGCCAGCCGCCGGGGCGATGAGGGCTTCCTGCTGGATGCGCTCGGCCACGCGGACGTGGCGGTGCGCTCCTGGGCCGCGGACGGTCTCTCGCGTCTGGGTGACGCGCGCGCCCTGCCCGTGCTCACCGGCACGCTGCGGCATGACCACCTGCCCATCCGCCTGGGCGCCATCCTCTCCTTCGCGGCGCTCGGCGCCGAGGGCGAGGGCGGCATGCTCCACGGCCTCGAGGACCGTGCCCGCGAAGTGCAGGAGATGGTGTTCGCCATCATCCTCGCGAGGGACCTCCGTGCCTCCCGCCGGGGTGAGCCGCCGGATCTGCTCACCAGCGCCCTCTCCAGCGCCCGCCCCGAGGTCCGCTACGCCGCCGCCCGCGCTCTGGAGCTGCGCGCCGACCCCGAGGCCTACCAGGCCCACCTCGTGGAGGGCCTGCTGCCGCCCAAGCCGGAGAAGGCCGGCGACATGAAGGAGTGGCCCGCCGAGGAGGATCGCGCCCGCCGCATGGTGGGGCTCGCCGAGGCGCTCGCCAGCGACGTCCCCGAGCAGCGCTACGCCGCTGCCCAGGTGCTGAACCTCCGCCACAAGCCGCTCGACTACTTCCGCGAGGCCCAGAAGGTGGCGCGCCCGCGCTCGCTGGAGCAGCCGTGGAAGCCTGAAACTTCACCCAAGCCCCGGCCCGAGGCGGAGAAGCCTGCCAAGAGCTGGCTGCGGCGCCTCTTCTCTTCTGGCAAGGAGGCCACGCCCTCCTCCGAGGCCCTGGTCTCCGCCGAGCGCCAGCACCTGCGCCGGCTGGCCTTCGGTGCCTACGTCGGTCTGCTGCGGCAGGTCTCCGCTGGAGACGACGAGGGCCACCGCGTGCGCCGCGATGCCGTGGACCGCGTGGTGAAGCTCACCCAGGAGGGCTTCGCCGGACAGCCCGCCGCCGTGGCCGCGCTCCTGCGCGCGCTGGAGGACCCGCACCAGCTCGTGCGCAAGGCGGCGCTCGCGGGACTCAAAGAGCTGTACCCCGCGGGCTCGGATGAGCCGCTGTCGCTGGCCCTGGCCTCGCTGTCCCAGGACGTGGCCCGCGCCGCCCTGGACGAGCTGGCCTCCCGAGGCGATGCCGCCCGGCCTCGCATCACCGCCGCGCTCAACTCGCCGCTGCCGGACGTGCGCAAGTACGCCTTCGAGCTGCTGGAGAAGCTCAGCCCCGCGGGCAGCCTGGAGCCGCTGCTGGCCGCGCTCTCCAGTGAGCACGCGGATCTCCGCATCGGCGTCATCGAGCGTCTCTCCGGTGCCAACGACTCGCGCGTCACCGAGGCGCTCGGCCGCGCCATGGCCAGCGAGCACGAAGACCTGCGGATGCGCGCCTCGGAGCTGCTCGCGTGGCGCAAGGATGACCGGGCCGTGGAGGTGCTGACGGCCTTCCTGCGCTCGGAGAACGCGGCCTACGCCAAGCGCGCCATGGAGGCCCTGGCCCGCCTCGCGACGCCCGCCGCCGTGAGCGCGCTCGCGGGCCGGCTGCGCACCTCGACGAGCCTGGACGAGCGCAACAACCTCGTGAACGCCCTGGGCCGCACCCTGCGCCCGGAGGCCGTGGAGGTGCTGTCACGGCAGGTGCTCGAGGACGAGGCCCCGAGCGTGCGCCTCGCCTGCATCACCGCCGCCATGGCGGTGGCGGACCGGAACGTGAAGCCGCTGCCCGATGGCACCCCCGACATGAAGCTGCGGGACGCCGAGCTGGCGGTCCGCTTCCTGCGCTCGGCCGCGCGCTCTAATGATGTGGCGGTGCGGCTGGCCGTGCCCCTCGAGCTGGAGCACGGCGCCGACGCGGGCCAGGACGCGCTGCTGCTGAGCCTCTTCACGGACCGCGACGTGACGGTGCGCCGCGAGGCCGTGGCCCGCTACTCCCAGCGCGTGGTGAACCAGGGCGCGAAGGTGGCACCCATCGAGGAGGTGCTCCGCGCCGGGGCTCGCGAGCTGATGCTGCCCGCCGCCGAGGCCGCGGCCTTCAAGCGGCTTCCGAGCGCGCTGCGCCCCCTGCTGCTGTACGTGCGGGCCGGTGAGGAGGGAGAGCGCGAGCGGGCCCTCCTGGCGCTGGGCTCGCTCGGAGACGTGCGCGCCCTGGCCGAGCTGGAGGCCGTGGCCGCCGGTGGAACGCTGGAGGCTCCCGCCGAGCCGAGCATGGTGGTCGCCGCCATCGAGGCCCTGGGCCGGCTCGCCTCGAAGCTCCCCGAGGGCGAGGAGCGCAGACGCATCGAAGAGAAGGTGGAGAGCGAGGCGGTCGAATCGGACTCCTTCGAGCAGCAGCAGGCCGGTGTGCGAGGCCTGCGCTACATCGGTGGCGAGCGCGCCCGGGTGAAGATGGAGGCGCTGCTCACCGACGACTCCACAACGGACACCGTCCGCGTCACCGCCGCGACAGAGCTGGGCAAGCTGGGCGACCTGGCGGCCGAGTCCGCGCTGGCCTCGGTGCTCGACTCGCACGACTACGCGCTGCGCAGGGAGTCGCGCAAGGCGCTCGACATCCTCTTCCCGAAGGACCGGGTGCGAGTCGAGTTCCTCGCCGTGGCGAGCCGCTTCTCGGACATCTCCGAGCCTGCCGCCACGTACCTCGCCGAGGAGGCGGATCCCGCGCTGCTCGTCCCCAAGCTGGCGACGCTGAAGGACGAGACGCTGCGGCGGAGGATCCGCCGGGGTCTGGCGCGTCGAGGCGCCCTGCCTATCACGGAGCTGGCCGCGCTGCTTGCCCACGAGCTGCCGCAGGCGCGCGAGGAGGCCGCCCTCGTCATCGGCACGTGGACGGGCGAGCCTCGGGCACCGCTGCCGGCCTCGGACCTGGCCACGCTCTCCGGAGCGCTGGCGAAGGCCGAGCGGCGCACCTCCTCCGAGTGGACCTCGGCGCCCGGCCCCAAGCGGCCCCCGCTGGCCCGCGCGTGGGAGCGGCTGCTGTGGGCCAGCGCGCGGTTTGGCGTCGTGGAAGTGACCACGGGGGCGCGAGCCATCCTCCAGGGTGGCGCTACCGGGGCTCCCGCGGAGGTTCGCCAGGAGGCAGCCCGCGCGCTGAGCACGCTCGGAACGGCGGAGGCAGGCGCGAAGCCTGTCCTCTCCGCTCCCAAGGAGCTCACCGCCGCAACCGAGGCGCTCCGGGCCGCGCTCGCGGATCCGGATGCCCGGGTGCGCGAGGCCGCCGCGGCCTCGCTGGCCCGGCTCGCACCGGACCGCGCCGCGTGGGCGCTGGAGGTGAAGCCCTTCGACCCCGTGGCCGTGGGGCCCATGGGCGTGGGGCTGAAGGACTCGAAGTCGCTCACCTCCTCCGAGGGCCGCCGGGTGGCCCTGCCCACGGTGATTGCCGCGCACCAGCTCGATCCGCTGCGTCCGCTGGCCACCGGTGGCAGCGCTGAGGTGAAGCCGGAAGCCTGGGCCGCGCTGGGGCGCCTGGGTGGAGATGAGGCCGCGGAGCTGCTGCGCGGCCAGGCCTTCGACAAGGGCCAATCGGTGGAGCTGCGCAAGGCGGCCTACCGCGCCCACAAACGTGCACGCCGGGCCGCTGAGCGCGCCCGCAAGGGAGGAAATCCGTCGTGA